A part of Denitratisoma oestradiolicum genomic DNA contains:
- a CDS encoding cupin domain-containing protein: protein MKTTQFKKLCISALLVTSAFCQAGEPAAAADAAPKTADLLTYDRIYTDKNGDSHFDKVTVNFKVFQYANDVPPVWVESAGLRPAKAVQFMAAPTGWDGRAHHPPPRRQFFIVLTGAVAFTATDGETRILHPGQVLLMEDHKGKGHGSYNVDQGNSIVVAVPLAD from the coding sequence ATGAAAACCACCCAGTTCAAGAAGCTCTGCATTTCCGCGCTGCTCGTCACCTCGGCCTTTTGCCAGGCCGGCGAACCGGCAGCGGCAGCTGATGCGGCCCCAAAAACCGCCGACCTGCTGACCTATGACCGTATCTACACCGACAAGAACGGCGACTCCCATTTCGACAAGGTCACGGTGAACTTCAAGGTGTTCCAGTACGCCAACGACGTTCCCCCGGTCTGGGTGGAGTCGGCCGGGTTGCGCCCGGCCAAGGCGGTGCAGTTCATGGCAGCGCCCACAGGCTGGGATGGTCGCGCCCATCATCCTCCCCCCCGCCGCCAGTTCTTCATCGTGCTGACCGGCGCCGTGGCCTTCACGGCCACGGACGGCGAGACCCGCATTCTCCACCCCGGTCAGGTGCTGCTGATGGAGGATCACAAGGGCAAGGGACACGGCTCCTATAACGTCGATCAGGGCAACTCCATTGTGGTTGCCGTACCCCTGGCTGACTGA
- a CDS encoding xanthine dehydrogenase family protein molybdopterin-binding subunit: MAISRRNFILSGLAAAGGLVVGISFADEKAPVVPYPHASNTDLQPNAWLQVTPDNRIIFQFHKAEMGQGIMTGFVTLVAEELNVEPETIVREFSGIHPAYLNPLFKLQITNASSSMITCYQPIREAAAAVRMLLISAAAKRWNVPATELEARDGMIHHRASNRKASYGSFVDVARTLPLPEKLEFRPREKYRFVGKYNRRIESRDKTNGSAKYGIDITPKGAVMAVIVRCPHFGGTLKSLDAGEARQMRGVLDVFQIDSGIAVVATNTWYARQAAGKLKIEWDAGAMKGVSSATIARNQRQALDKAEAAAALPVAADSISAEYSAGFMAHAPMEPMNATVAIAGDKVDVWVSTQAPDIVRGAVALSLGCAPEKVTVHGCYLGGGFGRRVIADVSADAAQVAKHVGKPVKVIWSREDDIQHDHYRPAVVSRMYGELDGSRVKSWRFRIAGDSLIYNLFHVLRPAIFPPSMPASEVEKIARKKIETDDKNIETVSEPVYKLGEIKVDQVIVESGVPVFFWRSVGHSFNCFFLESFMDEMAHKARMDGLEFRLKHLEAGSTESRLLKLVAEKARWAHPTQGRSIGLAVDKIKGAIVAMAAEVSVKGSKIQVHKIVCAADVGLLINPDIARTVIESCIVWGLSSCLQGEITIADGHVQQSNFTDYPLARMADTPKMEIHLVESDRSPVGVGECAVAPVAAAVGNAVFKATGKRLRSLPLKI; this comes from the coding sequence ATGGCTATCAGTCGACGCAACTTCATCCTGTCCGGCCTCGCCGCCGCTGGCGGCCTGGTGGTGGGTATTTCCTTCGCGGACGAAAAGGCACCCGTTGTGCCTTATCCCCATGCCTCGAACACCGACTTGCAGCCCAATGCCTGGCTGCAGGTGACCCCCGACAACCGCATCATTTTCCAGTTCCACAAGGCGGAGATGGGCCAGGGGATCATGACCGGTTTTGTCACCCTGGTGGCGGAGGAGCTCAATGTCGAGCCCGAGACCATCGTCCGGGAATTTTCCGGCATCCATCCGGCTTACCTGAATCCCCTTTTCAAGCTCCAGATCACCAACGCCAGCAGTTCCATGATCACCTGCTACCAGCCCATTCGTGAGGCCGCTGCTGCCGTGAGAATGCTGCTGATCAGTGCCGCGGCGAAGCGCTGGAACGTACCCGCCACCGAACTTGAAGCCCGTGACGGAATGATCCATCACCGCGCCAGCAACCGGAAGGCCAGCTACGGCAGCTTTGTCGACGTCGCCAGAACCCTGCCTTTGCCAGAGAAACTGGAATTCAGGCCCAGGGAAAAATATCGCTTTGTCGGCAAGTACAACCGCCGTATCGAATCCAGGGACAAGACCAACGGCTCGGCCAAGTACGGCATCGACATCACGCCCAAGGGCGCGGTAATGGCGGTGATTGTGCGTTGCCCCCATTTCGGCGGCACCCTGAAGAGTCTTGACGCCGGCGAGGCGCGCCAGATGCGCGGCGTGCTGGACGTGTTTCAGATTGACAGTGGTATCGCCGTCGTGGCCACCAACACCTGGTACGCCCGCCAGGCCGCCGGCAAGCTGAAAATCGAATGGGATGCCGGCGCCATGAAAGGCGTATCGAGCGCGACCATCGCCCGCAATCAGCGTCAGGCCCTGGACAAGGCCGAAGCCGCCGCCGCCCTGCCGGTGGCAGCGGACAGCATCAGCGCCGAGTACTCGGCGGGCTTCATGGCCCACGCCCCCATGGAGCCGATGAACGCCACCGTCGCCATTGCCGGCGACAAGGTCGATGTCTGGGTATCCACCCAGGCCCCCGACATTGTCCGAGGCGCCGTCGCGCTGTCCCTGGGATGCGCCCCCGAGAAAGTCACGGTGCACGGCTGCTACCTGGGCGGCGGCTTCGGCCGCCGGGTGATCGCCGATGTTTCGGCGGACGCCGCCCAGGTGGCCAAGCATGTCGGCAAGCCGGTCAAGGTGATCTGGAGCCGGGAAGACGACATCCAGCACGATCACTATCGCCCGGCGGTGGTGAGTCGCATGTATGGCGAACTGGACGGCAGCAGGGTCAAGTCCTGGCGCTTCCGGATTGCCGGTGACAGTCTGATCTACAACCTGTTCCATGTGCTCCGGCCGGCGATCTTCCCCCCATCGATGCCGGCCTCCGAGGTGGAAAAGATCGCCCGGAAGAAAATCGAGACTGATGACAAGAACATCGAGACGGTCAGCGAGCCCGTGTACAAGCTCGGCGAGATCAAGGTGGATCAGGTCATCGTGGAAAGCGGCGTGCCGGTATTTTTCTGGCGTTCCGTGGGCCACTCCTTCAATTGCTTCTTCCTGGAAAGCTTCATGGACGAGATGGCCCACAAGGCCAGGATGGATGGTCTGGAGTTCCGACTGAAGCATCTCGAAGCCGGGTCCACCGAAAGCAGACTGCTGAAGCTGGTGGCCGAGAAGGCCCGCTGGGCCCACCCCACCCAGGGCCGCTCCATAGGACTCGCAGTGGACAAGATCAAGGGGGCCATCGTTGCCATGGCCGCCGAAGTGTCAGTGAAGGGAAGCAAGATCCAGGTGCACAAGATTGTCTGTGCCGCCGACGTCGGCCTGCTGATCAACCCTGACATCGCCAGGACCGTGATCGAGAGCTGCATCGTCTGGGGCCTGAGTTCATGTCTTCAGGGCGAAATCACCATCGCCGACGGCCATGTCCAGCAAAGCAATTTCACCGACTACCCCCTGGCCAGAATGGCCGACACACCCAAGATGGAAATCCATCTGGTGGAGTCGGACCGCAGTCCGGTAGGCGTGGGCGAATGCGCGGTAGCACCGGTCGCTGCTGCCGTGGGTAATGCCGTATTCAAGGCCACAGGAAAACGGCTGCGTTCGCTGCCGCTGAAGATCTGA
- a CDS encoding (2Fe-2S)-binding protein, which yields MVKIKVNGEERTLDVDPAMPLLWVLRDELVMTGTKFGCGVGACGACTVHLDGVPVRSCGLPVSSAVGKNVTTIEGLVGKIAKSLQAAWVSENVAQCGYCQSGQIMTAAALIATNPTPSDKDIEAAMSGHICRCGTYQRIKNAIHVTARQLHATPAPGDKS from the coding sequence ATGGTGAAAATCAAAGTCAACGGAGAGGAACGCACTCTCGACGTGGATCCCGCAATGCCTTTGCTCTGGGTCCTGCGCGACGAGCTGGTCATGACCGGCACCAAGTTCGGCTGTGGCGTGGGCGCCTGCGGCGCGTGCACCGTCCATCTCGATGGGGTTCCGGTGCGCAGTTGCGGCCTGCCGGTTTCGTCGGCCGTCGGCAAGAATGTCACGACCATCGAAGGGCTGGTCGGCAAGATCGCGAAAAGCCTCCAGGCGGCCTGGGTTAGCGAGAATGTCGCGCAATGCGGCTACTGCCAGTCCGGACAGATCATGACAGCGGCCGCGCTGATTGCAACGAATCCGACTCCCTCGGACAAGGACATCGAGGCGGCGATGAGTGGGCATATCTGCCGTTGCGGCACCTACCAGCGCATCAAGAACGCCATTCACGTCACCGCCAGGCAACTCCACGCAACCCCCGCTCCTGGAGATAAATCCTAA
- a CDS encoding aspartate/glutamate racemase family protein encodes MTHSSKRPRRIRVITPVPVPHQAHPLFCGQIPEDSRRPGTILEFAFAREGGHFLDSHYDSALATVFVLEQAQQAEDDGVDAVCISTMTDTGLEAVRSRLSIPVVGAGLSSFLLACNLGDRFSIITLWQRWVPFYYKNLKQYQLDARLASVRHINTHPNLEALLTGKEEVVFATLEKAARQAIDEDGADVIVLGSTTMYQSHQYLSQKLNVPVVNPALVGVQACESLLDLSLSHSKACYVEPEFRNDRLLSAVPSRF; translated from the coding sequence ATGACGCATTCAAGCAAGAGGCCGCGCAGGATCCGGGTTATCACACCGGTCCCCGTCCCCCACCAGGCGCACCCGCTGTTTTGCGGGCAAATTCCTGAAGATTCTCGACGCCCGGGCACCATCCTGGAGTTTGCTTTTGCCCGTGAAGGCGGCCATTTCCTGGACAGCCATTACGACAGTGCCCTGGCCACGGTGTTTGTCCTGGAACAGGCGCAGCAAGCAGAAGACGATGGCGTTGATGCTGTTTGCATCAGCACCATGACCGATACCGGTCTTGAGGCAGTGCGCTCCCGGCTGAGCATCCCCGTTGTGGGAGCCGGACTGAGCTCCTTTCTCCTGGCCTGCAACCTGGGGGATCGGTTTTCGATCATCACCCTGTGGCAACGCTGGGTGCCCTTCTATTACAAGAACTTGAAACAGTATCAGCTCGACGCACGGCTGGCCTCGGTACGCCACATCAATACCCATCCCAACCTGGAGGCGCTGCTCACCGGAAAGGAAGAAGTCGTTTTCGCGACCCTGGAAAAAGCCGCCCGTCAGGCCATCGATGAGGATGGTGCCGACGTGATCGTCTTGGGTTCCACGACCATGTATCAATCCCATCAATACCTGTCCCAAAAGCTGAATGTCCCGGTCGTGAATCCCGCCCTGGTCGGAGTTCAAGCCTGCGAAAGCCTGCTGGATCTATCGCTATCCCACAGCAAGGCCTGCTACGTCGAACCCGAGTTTCGAAATGATCGGCTGTTGAGCGCAGTGCCCTCCAGGTTCTGA
- the gap gene encoding type I glyceraldehyde-3-phosphate dehydrogenase, which produces MIFKLGINGFGRIGRMVFRAAVQNFADIEIVGINDLLEPGHLAYLLKYDSVHGRFKGSVAVEGNTLIVNGRKIRLTALKDPAELKWNEIGADLVIESTGRFLTRGAAARHLTAGAKKAIMSAPADDDTPMFVFGVNDQTYAGQDIISNASCTTNCLAPVAKVLNDNWGIKRGLMTTIHPATIAQKVVDGPSPQIWRSGRAMLENIIPCSTSSASALGAVLPALKGKLTGLSFRVPTADVSVMDLTVELHQSAGYEEICRAMKTAAEGDMKGVLGYTEDKVVATDFRGDSCTSVFDAEAGIALDNTFVKVVCWYDNEWGYANKLLEMARVVSSIGSF; this is translated from the coding sequence ATGATTTTCAAGCTTGGCATCAACGGTTTTGGCCGCATCGGCCGCATGGTTTTCCGGGCGGCGGTTCAGAACTTCGCTGACATCGAAATCGTCGGCATCAACGACCTGCTGGAGCCCGGCCACCTGGCCTACCTGCTCAAGTACGACTCCGTCCATGGCCGCTTCAAGGGCAGTGTCGCCGTCGAGGGCAACACCCTGATCGTCAATGGCAGGAAGATCCGCCTCACCGCCCTCAAGGACCCCGCCGAGCTGAAGTGGAACGAGATCGGTGCCGATCTCGTGATCGAATCCACTGGTCGTTTTCTGACCCGGGGCGCAGCCGCTCGACACCTCACCGCTGGCGCCAAAAAGGCGATCATGTCCGCCCCTGCCGATGATGACACCCCCATGTTCGTCTTCGGCGTGAACGACCAGACCTATGCCGGCCAGGACATCATCTCCAATGCCTCCTGCACCACCAATTGCCTGGCCCCCGTGGCCAAGGTGCTGAACGACAACTGGGGCATCAAGCGTGGCCTGATGACCACCATCCATCCAGCCACCATCGCACAAAAGGTGGTTGACGGGCCGTCGCCCCAGATCTGGCGCAGTGGACGAGCCATGCTCGAAAATATCATTCCCTGCTCGACCAGTTCGGCCAGTGCCCTTGGCGCCGTGCTGCCTGCGTTGAAGGGTAAGCTCACCGGCCTGTCCTTTCGTGTGCCCACTGCCGATGTGTCGGTAATGGACCTGACGGTGGAGCTGCACCAGTCTGCCGGTTATGAGGAAATCTGCCGGGCCATGAAGACCGCCGCAGAGGGGGACATGAAAGGTGTGCTGGGCTATACGGAGGACAAGGTGGTGGCCACCGACTTTCGCGGCGATTCCTGCACCTCCGTCTTCGACGCCGAAGCCGGCATTGCTCTGGACAATACCTTCGTCAAGGTGGTCTGCTGGTATGACAACGAATGGGGCTACGCCAACAAGTTGCTGGAAATGGCGCGGGTGGTTTCGTCCATAGGGTCGTTCTGA
- a CDS encoding TonB-dependent receptor: protein MAPTIHAAEGQLEEVIVTAQKRAENLQEVPISVQAFNAKALEQKSIVTLSDVGAYVPGLSIQPYPGSSEVLYPSIRGVVPNMVSVAASMPMAVHINGIYLSQTAGMNLAAADLERMEILKGPQGVMSGRNATGGALNLYTVKPELGQFSFKQQITVAERGQFLSKTMVNVPLTGTLAAKVSYLHSDRDNEGIRNSAPGGIKFGEKTADAWRLDLRWKPANNVTVDYGFDTNTTESYETPAQCLEPPNIMMYGGFMSFFAADPRVAAAIAGCTHEKLTSLYYPYAMPKNRNKAEGHTLNVEWEINPSLTFRSITGYRKVDTSNGYIYTAYRGVADIRSDSGAFTILPLGSTPFNGQSSPITLFNESWSQEFQLIGDAGPNFKYTTGIYYAEDKGHQNSGPNLVMYMPSLGSSAGGPLGSDLAMMEKRGISSAKNSSVALFGQISWRPDVLSRKLEIVPGIRYTRDTREATGFNQSFSGFVVTPTATPGVVNGVFSWPAGYAGAYGKNTFSKTTPQLSLNYHWTDDVMFYGKVAKGYTSGGFDLASGSAASFTKGYDPETITSTEFGMKGEFLNRRLRTNLALFQSKYENEQKSVATPNPATGGTDWIIQNVGRSVYNGVELDLTAALTDALRLSLNSAWMDHKYTRFTDLVTGLDVAATRKLVVPKKAYSASVDYRFPALGLPGKLDGNLSYSYRGAQSTPIDLTGAWPASSFIVPPYSVWNGRLALSRIKVPPAGNGDLSVALWGKNLTDKKYTIYDVVNYSTDHGSPWGEPRTYGIDVIYNY, encoded by the coding sequence GTGGCACCGACAATTCATGCCGCCGAAGGTCAGCTTGAGGAAGTCATCGTCACCGCCCAGAAACGGGCGGAGAACCTCCAGGAAGTACCGATCTCGGTACAGGCCTTCAATGCCAAGGCCCTGGAGCAGAAAAGCATCGTCACCTTGTCGGACGTTGGCGCCTATGTGCCGGGCCTGAGTATCCAGCCCTATCCCGGCAGCAGCGAAGTGCTGTATCCCTCCATCCGGGGCGTGGTGCCCAACATGGTATCGGTGGCGGCCTCCATGCCCATGGCGGTGCACATCAACGGCATCTACCTTTCCCAGACAGCGGGCATGAATCTGGCGGCTGCCGACCTGGAACGCATGGAAATCCTGAAGGGACCCCAGGGCGTGATGTCCGGCCGCAACGCGACCGGCGGCGCTCTCAATCTCTATACGGTCAAGCCGGAACTGGGGCAGTTCAGTTTCAAGCAGCAGATCACTGTGGCGGAGCGGGGTCAGTTTCTCTCCAAGACCATGGTGAATGTGCCCCTGACCGGCACCCTGGCGGCGAAGGTCTCCTATCTGCACAGCGACCGGGATAACGAGGGCATCAGGAACTCCGCCCCCGGTGGCATAAAGTTCGGCGAGAAGACCGCCGATGCCTGGCGTCTGGACCTGCGCTGGAAGCCGGCCAACAATGTCACCGTCGACTACGGTTTCGACACCAATACCACGGAATCCTATGAAACGCCGGCCCAGTGCCTTGAACCGCCCAACATCATGATGTATGGCGGCTTCATGTCCTTCTTTGCGGCCGACCCCCGGGTGGCCGCCGCCATCGCCGGCTGTACCCACGAAAAGCTGACTTCCCTTTACTACCCTTACGCGATGCCCAAGAACCGCAACAAGGCGGAAGGGCATACCCTGAACGTGGAATGGGAAATCAATCCTTCTCTGACTTTCCGATCCATCACCGGCTACCGCAAGGTGGATACGTCCAACGGCTACATCTATACGGCCTATCGCGGGGTAGCCGACATCCGCTCCGATTCCGGCGCCTTCACCATCCTGCCCCTGGGCTCCACGCCGTTCAATGGCCAGAGTTCACCCATCACTCTGTTCAATGAATCCTGGTCCCAGGAATTCCAGTTGATCGGTGATGCAGGCCCCAACTTCAAGTACACGACGGGCATCTACTATGCCGAGGACAAGGGTCATCAGAATAGCGGTCCCAATCTGGTGATGTATATGCCTAGCCTCGGTTCCAGCGCTGGTGGCCCTTTGGGCTCTGATCTCGCCATGATGGAAAAGCGCGGGATCTCCTCCGCAAAGAACTCCTCTGTGGCGCTCTTCGGCCAGATTTCCTGGCGTCCCGATGTGCTGTCCCGCAAGCTGGAGATCGTTCCCGGCATCCGCTATACCCGGGATACCCGGGAAGCGACGGGCTTCAATCAGTCTTTCTCGGGCTTCGTCGTGACTCCGACCGCCACGCCGGGCGTCGTCAATGGTGTGTTCTCCTGGCCGGCCGGCTATGCCGGCGCCTATGGCAAGAACACCTTCTCCAAAACCACGCCACAACTGTCCCTGAACTACCACTGGACCGACGACGTAATGTTTTATGGCAAGGTGGCCAAGGGCTACACCAGTGGCGGCTTCGACCTGGCGAGCGGCTCTGCGGCAAGTTTCACCAAAGGCTACGATCCGGAAACCATCACCTCCACCGAGTTCGGCATGAAGGGGGAGTTCCTGAACCGCCGCCTGCGGACCAACCTGGCGCTGTTCCAGAGCAAGTACGAAAACGAGCAGAAGTCGGTGGCCACGCCCAACCCGGCTACCGGTGGCACGGACTGGATCATCCAGAACGTGGGCCGCTCCGTTTATAACGGGGTGGAGCTGGACCTGACGGCGGCCTTGACCGATGCCCTGCGCCTCAGCCTGAACTCGGCCTGGATGGACCACAAGTACACCCGCTTCACGGATCTGGTAACCGGGCTGGACGTGGCGGCCACACGCAAGCTGGTAGTGCCGAAAAAGGCCTACTCTGCCAGTGTTGATTACCGCTTCCCGGCGCTTGGCCTGCCCGGCAAGCTGGATGGCAATCTCAGCTATTCCTACCGGGGTGCCCAGTCCACGCCGATTGACCTGACAGGGGCATGGCCTGCCAGTTCCTTCATCGTTCCGCCGTATAGCGTCTGGAACGGCCGCTTGGCTCTATCCCGGATCAAGGTGCCGCCCGCCGGCAATGGCGACCTGAGCGTGGCCTTGTGGGGCAAGAACCTGACCGACAAGAAGTACACAATCTACGATGTGGTGAACTATTCCACCGACCACGGCAGCCCCTGGGGTGAACCGCGTACCTACGGCATCGATGTGATCTACAACTACTGA
- a CDS encoding molybdopterin-dependent oxidoreductase has protein sequence MSHAAATSSTPADQWVPSHCSMCYHGCPILAHVKDGVLVKIEGNPTAPATRGRLCPKGNAGAMRLYDPKRLKVPMRRTNPEKGLDIDPGWEEISWDKALNILEAKLRAVRDKDPNLLAMGGFNTHSWHWGNAFGLSFGTSNTCKNLFSAMGHMCGNGAHTAGEMIHNSMNTHPDLEYAEFTMIVGAALGECYQSAVAYGRILGDAKGREKFKLVVVDPQQSRAAAMAEEWVPIRPATDGAMLLAMMHVLLHEANIYDAHYLRVHTNAGYLIGADGYPLRHAQSGKPLVWDLATNQAREYDDPAIDPDQLALLGRFQTTVGEGQPGFQLLHDHLRQYTPEWAEPITSVSAETIRRLANELGQAAHIGETIEIDGKTYPYRPASVSGYRGLSTHTNALHTSWAMELINVLIGSTRAVGGARAWIGTMMPTSPATTLPGPDGLIFTPFQPHAFSFPPKMSSIPEYFPVAFDAGLLCYETQAHPEQYGNTPIEMLINEGGNPVLTGMNTQSTIEGLKAIPYMVDITLYVDETALFADLVLPDVTYLERWAWEGMWSVEDEGIQIQQPVVQPLYGIPHSADIYIELANRLGTMTGPLGFSSFLNMMQMTGGATEAVSQATVNDITHSYRSAKEYVETYVRAVAPQDEALVWKQGHNLKSKPAFKRYVPDCFGGHRIPLYSNWLKQVGDDLRRNMEAHDVFAKVPGLDPERVFFEYAPLPFWHPSVIENELPEFDLYAINWRTAIGGVGAGTVPATNAWLLEAAERDPYFARILINSSTARKKNLDDGQRVCVESPHGRIEGLLKYTETIHPEVLGTIGCWGHITDAAVAKGRGPGNFNSLLGRGLKYMGPSTLQAECAARVKIYPA, from the coding sequence ATGTCCCACGCCGCCGCCACCTCTTCCACACCTGCCGATCAGTGGGTGCCCTCCCACTGCAGCATGTGCTACCACGGCTGCCCAATCCTGGCCCACGTCAAGGACGGCGTGCTGGTCAAGATCGAAGGCAACCCCACCGCCCCCGCCACCCGGGGCCGCCTGTGCCCCAAAGGAAACGCCGGGGCCATGCGGCTCTATGACCCCAAGCGGCTGAAGGTGCCGATGCGTCGCACCAACCCGGAAAAGGGCCTGGACATCGATCCCGGCTGGGAGGAAATATCCTGGGACAAGGCCCTGAACATCCTGGAAGCGAAATTGCGGGCGGTCCGCGATAAGGATCCCAATCTTCTGGCGATGGGAGGCTTCAACACCCATTCCTGGCATTGGGGAAATGCCTTCGGTCTGTCCTTCGGCACCAGCAATACCTGCAAGAACCTGTTCAGCGCCATGGGTCACATGTGCGGCAACGGCGCCCACACGGCGGGGGAGATGATCCACAACTCCATGAACACCCACCCCGACCTGGAGTATGCCGAATTCACCATGATCGTCGGCGCCGCCCTGGGGGAGTGCTATCAGAGCGCCGTGGCCTACGGGCGCATCCTGGGTGACGCCAAGGGTCGGGAGAAGTTCAAGCTGGTGGTGGTAGATCCCCAACAGAGCCGGGCCGCCGCCATGGCCGAAGAATGGGTGCCGATCCGTCCGGCCACGGACGGCGCCATGCTGCTGGCCATGATGCACGTCCTGCTCCACGAGGCGAACATCTACGACGCCCATTACCTGCGGGTGCACACCAATGCCGGGTATTTGATCGGCGCCGACGGCTATCCCCTGCGCCATGCCCAGAGCGGCAAACCCCTGGTGTGGGACCTGGCGACCAATCAGGCCCGGGAGTATGACGATCCGGCCATCGATCCCGACCAGTTGGCCCTGCTGGGCCGATTCCAGACCACCGTGGGGGAAGGCCAGCCGGGCTTCCAGTTGCTGCACGATCACCTGCGCCAATACACCCCGGAATGGGCTGAACCCATTACCAGCGTGTCGGCCGAGACCATCCGCCGCCTGGCCAACGAGCTGGGCCAGGCCGCGCACATCGGCGAGACCATCGAGATCGACGGCAAAACCTACCCCTATCGCCCGGCTTCCGTGTCCGGCTATCGGGGCCTGAGCACCCACACCAACGCCCTGCACACCTCCTGGGCAATGGAACTGATCAATGTCCTGATCGGCTCGACCCGGGCCGTGGGCGGCGCCCGGGCCTGGATCGGCACCATGATGCCCACCTCCCCTGCCACCACCCTGCCGGGACCGGACGGACTGATCTTCACGCCGTTCCAGCCCCATGCCTTCAGCTTCCCACCCAAGATGTCGAGCATCCCGGAATACTTCCCGGTGGCCTTCGATGCGGGCCTCCTGTGCTACGAGACCCAGGCCCATCCCGAGCAGTACGGCAACACGCCCATCGAGATGCTGATCAACGAAGGCGGCAATCCGGTGCTCACCGGCATGAACACCCAGTCCACCATCGAGGGCCTGAAGGCCATTCCCTACATGGTGGATATCACTCTCTATGTGGACGAGACGGCGCTCTTCGCCGACCTGGTGCTGCCGGATGTCACCTACCTGGAACGCTGGGCCTGGGAAGGCATGTGGTCCGTGGAGGATGAGGGCATCCAGATCCAGCAGCCGGTGGTGCAGCCCCTCTATGGCATTCCCCATAGCGCCGACATCTACATCGAGCTGGCCAACCGGCTGGGCACCATGACCGGTCCCCTGGGCTTCAGCTCCTTCCTCAACATGATGCAGATGACCGGCGGCGCCACCGAGGCGGTGAGCCAGGCGACCGTCAACGACATCACCCACAGCTATCGCAGCGCGAAGGAATACGTGGAGACCTATGTGCGGGCAGTGGCCCCCCAGGATGAGGCCCTAGTCTGGAAACAGGGCCACAACCTGAAGTCCAAGCCGGCATTCAAGCGTTATGTGCCGGACTGCTTCGGCGGCCATCGCATTCCCCTGTACTCCAACTGGCTCAAGCAGGTGGGCGACGATCTGCGGCGCAACATGGAAGCCCATGATGTCTTCGCCAAGGTACCGGGCCTCGATCCGGAGCGGGTGTTCTTTGAATACGCGCCCCTGCCCTTCTGGCATCCCAGCGTGATCGAGAACGAGCTCCCCGAATTCGATCTGTACGCCATCAACTGGCGCACCGCCATCGGCGGCGTGGGCGCGGGCACCGTTCCAGCCACCAATGCCTGGTTGCTGGAGGCAGCGGAGCGGGACCCCTATTTCGCCCGCATCCTGATCAATTCCTCCACGGCGCGGAAAAAGAACCTGGATGACGGCCAGCGAGTCTGCGTCGAATCGCCCCACGGGCGTATCGAAGGCCTCCTGAAATACACCGAGACCATTCACCCCGAGGTACTGGGAACCATCGGTTGCTGGGGCCACATCACCGACGCCGCGGTGGCCAAGGGGCGCGGGCCGGGCAACTTCAACAGCCTGCTGGGCCGGGGCCTGAAATACATGGGGCCCTCCACCCTCCAGGCGGAATGCGCCGCCCGGGTGAAGATTTATCCAGCCTAG
- a CDS encoding dimethyl sulfoxide reductase anchor subunit, which translates to MHPTTSQPELLQGTATQWSSTAHLQTKWDWRAVGNFIGGGTGAGLLLSATWLAPSIQAYRVQAALGLVIVALGLLCIMAKMGRPTRAFNIFRHVQTSWMTREGFAMPTLFGCGALSLFQSEVGAMAVAATLSALFFLYCQARILGESKGIPAWSDPRIVPLILSTGLAEGIGLASLCSAFVPGSVSSPLAGLLLATLALRYLAWHRYQKGLSVDEIPRETFAVLGHFSGNFEVSGHGLPAALLVTGLLLGGTATTGLAATAGLIAAVTGWSLKLTLVTRAAYFYRKSFSLSALMAQGRART; encoded by the coding sequence ATGCACCCTACGACATCGCAACCAGAGCTTCTGCAAGGCACGGCGACCCAATGGTCCAGCACCGCCCATCTGCAAACCAAATGGGACTGGCGCGCCGTCGGCAACTTCATCGGTGGCGGCACCGGCGCCGGCCTCCTGCTGTCGGCCACCTGGCTGGCCCCCTCGATCCAGGCCTACCGGGTCCAGGCGGCCCTGGGACTAGTGATCGTCGCCCTGGGGCTGTTGTGCATCATGGCCAAGATGGGCCGGCCCACTCGGGCCTTCAACATCTTCCGCCACGTGCAGACCTCCTGGATGACCCGGGAGGGCTTTGCCATGCCCACCCTCTTCGGTTGCGGCGCCCTGTCCCTGTTCCAGTCCGAGGTGGGGGCCATGGCTGTGGCGGCCACCCTGTCCGCCCTGTTCTTCCTCTATTGCCAGGCCCGCATCCTGGGCGAGTCCAAGGGTATTCCCGCCTGGTCCGATCCCCGGATCGTGCCCTTGATCCTCAGCACCGGGCTGGCGGAAGGCATCGGTCTGGCAAGTTTGTGCTCCGCTTTCGTGCCGGGCAGTGTCTCGTCCCCGCTGGCCGGCCTGCTGCTGGCGACCCTAGCCTTACGCTACTTGGCCTGGCATCGCTACCAGAAGGGGTTGAGCGTTGACGAAATCCCCCGTGAGACCTTCGCGGTGCTGGGCCATTTCAGCGGCAACTTCGAGGTTTCCGGCCATGGACTGCCGGCGGCCCTGCTGGTCACCGGCCTGCTGCTGGGAGGCACCGCCACTACCGGCCTGGCGGCCACCGCGGGCCTGATCGCCGCCGTGACCGGCTGGTCCCTGAAACTCACCTTGGTCACTCGCGCCGCCTATTTTTACCGCAAGAGCTTCTCCCTCTCGGCCCTGATGGCCCAGGGTCGCGCCAGGACCTGA